Genomic window (Arachis hypogaea cultivar Tifrunner chromosome 13, arahy.Tifrunner.gnm2.J5K5, whole genome shotgun sequence):
TTCTATGTGTAATAATAAGGGAGATTCTTATTTAAGAATTAATACTTGTATGATTTGAAGTATTATTTTTAGTTcgaatgaattgagaaaatacaagtgattaatatttttgtatttgaataatatgtttataatttctaatttctgctgcagaattcaagcttggagcTTGTGAGGGTGATAAGTGCAAAGGAGCAAGTAGTTGCTGGAAGCATATATGAAATAACTATGGAGGCAAAAGATGGTGATGAGAAGAAACAAGTTTATGAAGCCATGGTTGAACTTCAAGGAGCTGCAAGAGTTCAAGCTTGTtactgatgatgatgataatgaaaatgATAATGCTGCTTCAGTGTCTAGAGCACTTATCTAGCTATGTATTTAATTTTCACTAATATATGTATGGAATAAATGTAGCTATGCTCTGAAATACTATAAATGGGTGTAATATTAATATATCATCAATAGAAtgtataaaaagttaaaaattacttATTGATGGAACATGGAAGTTATAATTGAGAGTAGGGTGACATTTACTTGCTGACTTGCATCATTGCATGCTTTACAACAGAaaatttttctgtttgagtttctTTATGACCTTAAAACATGCTAACTAAAGTACTATAGtgtaaagaaaataaaactatCCTTCCAATAGAAGTTGTTATTTTTTGCAGATTTCATATGTTAGTTTAATTATAATTGTTTATTTACTgtgtttcaataaaaaataacaaaaaagaagaaatgacACTCATAAGGAAAAATGCATGCACATAAGCTGATAATAATTGTTGCATAGGCAGGGAGATATTGTTAGTTCTGCATTATATTGTCTATAATATATAGTTCTACAGTCAAGATAAGGATATACCTGCAATATAATGCAGAACGAGGTCTATTTGGTATATATTATGATTGGTGTGAATTATTTAGTACATATCCCATTACCTATGATCTCTTCCTTGCTCCTGTGTTTTTGAATAGTGCCACAGATTTAATCAAATTTGAAGATGGCTCATAGAGTGCATAAGATATCATCATAATTGGATTAAGCTATAAATATTTTTACATTTTGCAATAACTGTGGTGATAGAAAAGTTTGGTTTAatgtctttttttcttttttaacagTGAATTTTATTTTGGATCTGTATTTTATTTATTCGGTGAATGACAGCTACAAGTTTCACTGCTCCATGTTAAGTAGTTAATTAAAgctcttcttcatcttttttgaGGCTGTATCTTGATGGAGGTAGGTAGTCAATTAAAActtttcttcattctttttattatttttttaataaattattagaatcatcattttatctttctaattttttatgagTTCAGTTATGTGTTTAGATAAGAAATTGTAGATTTAATAATCAGAATTTGGAATTTTTACGTGAAAGTCACCATTATGCCATATCTAAGAAACAGATTTACGAAAGTCATTTTcgcaattttcaggtacctgaatgtCTTCTGGcattaaaattatatcagaattttggacaactgcaagtGTCtatctctactatgtctttttcaacagaaatcgtatttatctcttttcttttttgagaatttttgtctttggaaccgacaggcctgccacgcttttgGCATAAATTTGCTTCAATAGCTACTTATTCtattgggacatcaattcgaattggggtatTTTCTGctagtatataagatttggttatcctctttgtatcgaaaaatgtatcaggcaattcatttgttattctttgcaaatgtataatcttttgaacttttaGTTCACATTACCTTGATCGatgatctaaatgcatcaaagaTGATGctttccaattaagttccttttcaggaagtttattctctccccctaatgttgaaaattttgattcatcaaaatgacaattcgCAAACCggactttaaatacatctccagtttgtatctcgaGATActtcactatagagggagaatcatatccaacatatatcatAAATTTTCTTTgcggtcccattttggtgcgattaggtggtgcaatgggaacatatatcgcacacccgaatattcttaaatgggaaacatttggctgctggccaaaagctaattgcataggagagaactgatgataactcgttggtctcaaacgaataagtgctgcggcatgtaaaatagcatgccccaagccgacgttgggagatttgttctcataagtaagggtctagcaattaattggaggcatttaataagtgattctgctaactcattttgtgtgtgaacataagctactggatgttcaacacttattccattagccatacaataagcatcaaatgcttggaaagtaaattcaccagcattattaaGACAAAttactttgattggattttctgaaaattgtgcttttaatcgaataatttgagccaaaaacctcgcaaacgccaggttgcgagaagacaataagcacacatgtgaccatctcgaagatgcgtctattagaatcataaaatatctaaaagacccacatggtggatgaataggtccacatatatcgctttgaatcctttctaggaattcagggattcaaatctaatctttactggtgatggccttaaaattaacttcccttgagaacatgcagcacaacaaaattcactagatttaagaatcttctggttctttagtaaaTGTCTATGGAAGTTTTCAATAATTTTcggcatcatggttgttcccggatgactcAATCGATCGTGTCAAGTTATGAATTAATTTgggttagtaaacttctggtttacaatggcatgtgattcaattgcactattCTAGTATAATACAACTCAcctgaaagtgagggtaacttttctaatataacctttttatttaaatcatgggttgtgatatacaagtactcatgatttttctcattcattgtttcaatatgatatccatttcggcgaatatctttgaaactcaacaagtttctcagagacttggtagataatagtgcattatttattatgaattttgttccttcaggaaacaaaattatagctcttccggagccttctatcacattgtccgagccaataatagtattaacatattcttcttttgacaCAAGattggtaaaatatatatcacttttgagaatgatgtgcgaacttgcactatccgcaaggcaaacatCTTCACTATATATCTTTGtcattctcttcaaagacaaataataataaatgagtaGAAATATTTACGCAGTAAAATTATTTCCTtggttgaaaatatttttctaagaagtatagtatatactaaaaatttcattattattatctTGGCACATTcagtaattttgaaatttaaatgcataaaacttaacaagtagtttcttacattatttattcatatgaatacttaacaaacatacaTATTAAGCTatttcatcattgatcaaatgaccaatatttccttcaagatcctcaaagaaatcagatacatcataatgagtggtggaattttcagcatcatttgaaacaaaatttgtttcctttcctttgtcatcttttttcaaagatgcttgataaagatcgactaggtgccttggagtACGACAGGTACGcaaccaatggccctttccaccacaacgaaaaTATTTATCTTCAGTTGATTTATTTTtgccattgtttctttctttatcccacttctagtgagatcctttcttgtgaacataattcattttccttccataatttttcttgctaCCAAagtcttgccatttacctcttctggggttatgatttgccgcatttgttTCAGAAAATGGGGCAGTGTCAGctaggcgcgcttcatgattttttaagagtAACTCATTGTTGCGCTCAACAACAAGAAGGTaaaaaattagctcaaaatatttttaaatcttttttctcgatactgctgctgcaggagcacatttgagacatggaaggtcgagaaagttttctctaacatatcaggcttgaggaagtatcataTGATTGTACATtttttcaaggtctttccacagatctgcaggatcttttaatgtgagatattcatttttcaatcttaCGTCAAAATGACGACAAAGGAAAATCatgactttggctttatccttcttagatgtattattttcagtcttaacggtatctccaagatccattgaatcaagatggattttagtatctagtatccatgataaataattattcccagatatatcaagagcattaaattcaagatgagagaatttcgacataatgaaaatttgttacctgagtcttcctaaaatttgatcagagtctcgtgctgataacgtgttgtgaaataaataaataaagaagataaaataaagaagtgtaaatagaagactctagtattagtATTTACTAATATAATTATCTCACTATAATAATAGAAGTAACTTATCtattcactaattttttttttttttttggtttacccaaacggtatccctcaacccgacaggttaagaactaatccgtcgcggatctaagctccatttaagggtctgccgctggccaatgagttgctgcatgcacaaggcggggttcgaactcccgacacttgtttaagcggacgagtgagctgacccaAGTTGGTTATTCACtagtgttttatatatatatatatatatatattgcaactTAAGAGCTTaaaagagagaaatagagaattgTATATGAAAGGAGGAAGAGTATTTTATTGTTGCTGTGTGTAATCAACGGAGGCTTAAcctcctatttatacatgtacaagagtcctctttttcctctttcattAAATGTAATTTCCTTGGTAATATGACACTTCACTAGAGGAAAGTTAAGCCATCCAAATCATACGTGGTCAATGGTCATCCATATTGtaacattctaaaatttttattaaaaaatatttagttaaaaaaaaaagtgatggtTTATGAGTAAGACATACCAGGCCATGTGGGCCGAGGGTGCAGCAACCTGTTAACCCTTTGCCCTCTAGCCTACGCCCAAGTCCCGAGGCCCAACTCTCAACTTGGAGAGGATAGGACATCATATTGCAAACACATTTAGCCCAACCAAGAATATCCAAGCCCATGTTCCATTACAATAATGCCCCCACTCAGGTCACAAGCTCGCGTTATCAAATTCAAAAAATGTTACACCTTCTCATAAGTTTTATAAACCCGTGTGTTCTAATATATATGACCGAGGTGAGACTTGTCAAGCGAAGAACTTAGAACAATGTTATAaatatttggaaaaaaaattgatctctaaaatctattttttaaaatatatatatatctaattctTTTCATctcatttttaaatcttttagagGCTTATttgttgttaatattttttgtaattttttttgtcaacaatataaatttttgagtactattttagtagtttattttacataattataaaattcgacctaattattgaaattaaaattgataagGAGGCTTATTTGTTCTTAACagtttttgtgaatttttttgtcAATCATATAAATTTTGGGGTACCATTTTACTAGTTTATTCTAGATAGTTATAAAATTCGACTTAATTAATGAACTTGATTGGCAATATTATTGATAACGCGAACTCTTAACTTGGGTTTGCAATATGTTGTTCTGTCCTCTCCAAGTTAAGAGTTGGGTCTCGGGACTTGCACGTAGGTTGGAGGGCAAACCCTCGACCCACATGACCTGGTATGTCTTGCTCATAAatcatcattttttcttttttaattaatttttttaaaaaaaactttagaTGTAGATTatagttgaattttttttacaattaaacaatctttttggtttatatatttttttttgcacaACTATTAAATGAtggaatactttttttttaacaactgttcaataatttttttcatccataattttttttaaaaaatactttagaatcaaacaaaaattaaatttaatactaataaattatCTAGCTAATCAATTTAatccttaaaatttttaaaattgattaattaggtcgaattttataattatacatTGTTAATAAAATGACAATAACAACGTCGTGCCAATATGGTCCAAtagcttttgaattttcttcACCAACATATATCGataatctttattttaattgttactcaataattaATTTAGTCATGAGTTTGATAATATGGTAAATTAACTTAGTGTCTTATGTAGATTATCTCTTTGACGAAATTAGTAAAATCCTAAAATACTAAATGGCCTAAAGTGTCACGTACTGTAAAATGGGActgaattaattaataaataaaaatttgagaaCCAAATTGATTTGATCTCAAATCATACATTTACTTTTATCCTATTAATGATATAGAAAACAATTTTAGGATTAAAACATGTGTTTACATGTTTATAAACCCTTTAAATATGTTTATAAAACTCCATTTTGTTAGTTTGAACTATATCTAAAACCAAGCAAACATGCATTTTGCATCTCTAGTCTGTGTGTGAATTGGGATCAAATTTTCTGGTTTGATCTAGATAGAGATTATTCAATTGTTTCTTTTTCAAGAAGAAAAATCATGAGATAACATTCAAATAGATAAAATTGCTTTATCTATTATACTCTAGCTAGAGTATCACGTATATTACTTATTTTATaccttatctttattttatgagtATCTGCCAACTTTTTCTAGGATGATGATTATGTCTAAATCTGCACAATGACGGGTCTCACTTGCCTTTCACCGTTTATATTTATCCATGAATCATTCCAAAGAGAATACGCCAAAACCATATTGGATTTCCATTGTGAAATCTTCATAGCAAGATAAAATTCTATTAACTTTTACATGAAGACAAtcgtatataaatttttatcttataataAACTATTATTATCAGAGAAagttattttatagtttatagtcCTAAAACCAAGTGAGGATAAGTTGTTTAACTATCTTGCAAGAGCTTGGAGAATTAAATggacaatcacaaaagaaatcacTCATCTTTTTTAATACATAGCTAGTGAATGTTATAAAGAAAGTTGAATAATGTTGAGTCCTATGTTTCAGAAGAAACTTGTagagtttgaaaaagaattttaaatgaTCAAAAAGAAAAATCCACTTTAACTGATATATCCTTAGGCACGATCATACATAACATAAAAATCATACTCGGAAACGGAGGACGATTAGCTAGGGCGACAGGTGCTACAATGAAACTGATTGCAAAGAAGAGAAATCGGCCACATTAAAATTACGTTCTGGAAAGGAGTTTGATATCCAAAAACTGCTCAGCAATAATCAAACAAGTAGGGAATGTTGGGGTCGCACGCATACAAATATATTTAATCGGAAAGGGATTGCTTAAGGGAGACACCTTCATCAGATTTTGAAccataaaatctaatgcaatgcCTACCGTAAGCAATCCCTCCATCAGATGATAAACTTGATAACTTATCAAATTACATTAAGGTGAAACATTTCTAAGAAGAAACCATCTCTACATTTTTTTTAACTCTAAACTAAGGTAGTAAGGAGAGTAATCATCAAATGCAATCTCCATCCTAACCTTCCTAAACACTAATGATCTGTCATAACTCTCTAGTCCTAAAAGTTCTAACTCTAGTTCTCCAATCAGAACTTACAAATCACACTATTTCATAGTTAAACTAATGCTGAGTGACTCACCTATGTTTCTTCGTCATAATCTTCGTCGTCTTCATCTATCCTTCCGTTTATGTTCGCCAACTGAATGGTGTCGATGCTCATTTTTTCCATGTCCGAAAAGGACCATCCAGGGTATTCCTCGTGCTTCTCTTCTACTCTCTGTTTCGCAGATGAGGTAGTCGGGACAGGAGTTGGTGTATCTGATGAATCCATTACTGGGACTGGAGCTTGTGTGTCCGATGAATCCATTACTGGGACTGGAGCTTGTGTGTCGAATGAATCCATATCTTCATCAACTGGAGCCATATTTAAGTCGATATTCCTTACACACGCTTCGGCTTGCCTGCTAACTGACAAACTCGGCTTAACTTCTTCATGTTCCAACACATTTTCCGGGCTTTCACTGCTGTGTGTGTGCTTGCCATTTTGCTTCAATACATCAGATTCATCTTCAAACTTGACATGCAAAATCATTTCATGATCATGATCTGCTGTTCTATGTCCTCGGCCACGACCTCTACCTCTCCCCCTACCCCTTCCTCTGCCACTAGTATTTCTGGCCTCTAGCTGCGCAAATTATCagataacataaaaaaaactgaTATATTACTGCGGATTCATACAAGAAAAAGGAGAAGTCATATAACTTCTAATTTGAAGTAATTTAAAACATTTGATACATTACCATCTTATTTCTCTTTTGCTCCTCATCGCTGTCATTATCATCACCTTCCGCAACTTTCCTGATGTAAGATACAAGATAAACAAAATTCAGCGATAATAGAACATTTTCAAAATAACAAACAACAGAATCAAGCAAAGCACAAACCTCCTCTTAGGGATAGAACGATCATCACCCGTCGCACCAGAACCACCTAAATCAGGAACCTTGTTGAGAATATCTTTCAGAAAATCAAACACATTAAATGTCTGGACACAATGCTTTCTGCAAAGGCAAGGATTCAAGTAATTGAAGCTATTAGATACTAGAAAGAGGAGCATAACACTTGAGCAAAACATTCAGAAAGCAACGCCATCCCAAAATTTTATATGCCTTCGACCTTTTCCATTGgtctaattatatttatgtattCGATAAATGGAAGATTATAAAGGGGAATTTAATCTTAAACATCTTTGGATATCAAACCAAAAGAAGAACATGAAAGGATAATGTGACTAAGCAAACTATCAATAGAAGCCTCGTTCGGTAACTATCTCaggacaaaaatacaaaaacatgtTTTGAAGACAGATGCATACATACACAAGGAAAATTTGCCGAAATTTCTGTCCACAAAGAAAAAGCTACGAACGATGGGGACAGAGACAAAGACACAACTTTTCTGTCTTATCAGTATTTTTGTCCTGAGACACTTACCAAAACAACCTCGAAGATCTCCTATTCTTATGAACATCATTGCTATCACCAACCAAACAAAAAAAGGAACCTACATGTCAATATATCcttaacacaaaataaaaaattgaagccAAAAGAATATCACTTACAAATGCAAAGCAGTCATGGTCTTTGCCCCTCTCCTAAGAGTTATATCATATGTCCTATTACACAAATCTTGCAGGAATAGCTCTAATGCTTTAGCTGCCATTATACACAAACAAGAGATAAATTGATACAAATTCCTCAAAACAtataacaagaaaaaataaatacacCAATAAGAGACTACTTACAAACTAGAAGAGGCACAGCCATAGCAATCTTCCCTACATCCTCATCAGCTTGCATGATTTTCTTAATCCTAGCCTGTCAATAATGAACAAAATAGCACAACAACCAATTCATTAACAAAGGTCAACAATTCCCACACATAATTTATACCCATTTGAGAATATATCATaatatataacaataacaataaatagAAAACAAGTTTACACATTAAAACATGAATAAAGGAAATTCCAAAACCAAACATGAACCAATACAATGGAAACAAACCCCCATAAAAGAATCACAATGATTACAAATGCAAAAGATTAAGTTACAAACTTTCAGCAAAAGGGTATAAGAAAACGAGGAAAAGGCCAGAACTTACAGCAGGGAAACGTGTATCCAGTTTCTTCCTCATGTTTCTCTTTTTCAGTTTTTCTAGTGAAGACAAGAAAAACCCTTCTCGGGTGGTTTatatgaagaagaaggaagagataaGAGTatcaaacgaagaagaagaagaagaagaagaagtgaaaaGGGGAAAAGTTTTGTTTGTTATGGATTTTGAGAATGGAGGTTCCACAAAGCGGTATTCTAGGAGACTCCTACGGTGTAAACCTTTTTtgtcttttgatttttgaaacttATCACGTTGACCACTCCTTTCTTTTCAGTTTTCAAGCTCCTAactaattaagataagataaaataaaaagaaaataaagattgtAATCATTAAATAATCATTCATaataattttaatggtgtgaaattttatttaataatttattttttttttgttgattacaTGCtgaccagaatttaacaaagttacatgtctctaaattttttaataaatatttttaaaatttatatatatattgtttgagATTTGCTAggattttttgttaaataaataaaaaaaattacttaggaaaatatgtaatttataacatttttataaaatatttttttattattttttaaaaaaatctgatttgTTATGGTCCAACCCTAAAAaagaattatttgtataaaaatattgatattgtaatattattatttctgtattttcaaaatatttattgttgaatcgataaagtttaaaatttaaaattttaagtgattaatttattagtctgtttaaataatttattgactaacaAGTAACAATAAATTAGTTTATGGCCtattaaataaaagatattagaaaaaattaaaaaatcaaaatttatatattaaatttaaatttagacaaATTGaactagaataataaaataaaaaatcaaaatttatatattcaATTCAAATTTAGACAAATTGAactagatataataaaataatttatgtacatataaaatatatttttaaaaataaatttttttgaactaACTTTTTACTAAAAAATCTCTATTAATTTACTGGATTTTGACTAATTTGTTGGCAAATGGTTTTCAGTTAATTCAGTTAAATCCTTTGATTCGGAAAATCATTAATATCTCTTATATAATCAATGGTTAAGATGTGATGATaagcttttttaaaaaaaatatgattaatgAGATAAGTAACAAATTTGAAATATAGTCTTAGTAAAATATTACCAAAAATCATGTAACAAATTTGACACTGAATCTTAATCGAGATAAGTATCCAACCTATTTTTTTGGTGGCCTTCATTTGATCTATGTTTAGTATTTTATCGTTTAGTGTGCAATTATGTCTTGAATATGTAATATATTGCctgccataataataataataataataataataataataataataataataataataataataataataataataataataataataataatgaatataTTGACATCATTGTGGATATACTTTGGATAAAATATACTTTATACATGCCAAAAATAAGTGTGTTTGATATAAACAATCTATCTAAATCATTAGTAATATTGAATTtccgtaaaaaaaaaatagtaatattgaaTTAAAGTATTTGGATTGCTgtcatgttttttttattttattttattttataatttggttGCTTCTTGATATGTACCCTATACCTCGGCTAACAAcccaaaattaaactcatttaatAACCCGGAAAAGTCAAGTCAGAGCTCGGCTACATAATCTGATAACAGCTCTCAACAAGTCAAAAACTATCTCCAAAATCGTTACCACAAAATCCGGACGAGCTTAACAAAGCTCGGAACCACAACTAACAGGTCAAACGTTAGCCTTGTGGATAACTTCGGTAAATCTGGAGAATCCCGAAACTAACTCCAACTAAGCAACCTCAAACGCCTATATAAACAGATAGGTAACTCCGGAGTAAGACAGGTCACAAAACTCAGTCTGATTTACTTCTCTTATTTTCTCATAACTCACAttcttacttgagcgtcggagtgctttttgcaggtgctcccgccgTGGTGTTCCAACTCAGCCGACATATATCTCTTCCACCTGAGCACAGTAGCAGACAGAAAGAGTC
Coding sequences:
- the LOC112736695 gene encoding uncharacterized protein — translated: MRKKLDTRFPAARIKKIMQADEDVGKIAMAVPLLVSKALELFLQDLCNRTYDITLRRGAKTMTALHLKHCVQTFNVFDFLKDILNKVPDLGGSGATGDDRSIPKRRKVAEGDDNDSDEEQKRNKMLEARNTSGRGRGRGRGRGRGRGHRTADHDHEMILHVKFEDESDVLKQNGKHTHSSESPENVLEHEEVKPSLSVSRQAEACVRNIDLNMAPVDEDMDSFDTQAPVPVMDSSDTQAPVPVMDSSDTPTPVPTTSSAKQRVEEKHEEYPGWSFSDMEKMSIDTIQLANINGRIDEDDEDYDEET